TATGCAGGAATCCGGCGAAATGTATCTCGAAACTATACTGGTGCTGAAAAATAAAAACGGTTCTGTGCGCTCCGTGGACGTGGCGCGCGCTCTTTCCTTCAGCAAGCCCAGCGTGAGCCGGGCCATCGGCATACTGAAGGACGACGGCTACGTCACCGTCGAGGACAACGGCGAGCTGAACCTCACAGAAGAAGGGCTCGCGAGGGCCGGGGCCATCTACGAGCGCCACCGCTACATAACGAAATTTCTCGCGGACGTGCTCGGGGTGCCGCACGATACGGCGGAGTCGGACGCATGCCGCATAGAGCACATAATCAGCCAGGAGACCTTCGACAAAGTCAAGGAGTACCTTGCGCGCGGCAACTACTAAGGTATTGCCATAACAATAATTGTAAGATATAATCCCTGTACATATCTTGTAGAGATCCGGCTCTGGTTTCCGGGTCTCTTTTGATGTTGAGATATGCGGCGCGGAAAGCCGCGCACGCGGGAGCGAAAGAATACGAGCCCCTGAGGGGCATAATAAAACGTAGAAACAAATACAGGGAGGCATTCTCACTATGGCAAAGGAACATTTTGTACGTAATAAGCCGCACCTCAACATAGGTACGATAGGACACATCGACCACGGCAAGACGACGCTGACGGCGGCGATCACGAAGACGCTGGCGCGTCACGGCCAGGCGGACTTCACGCCGTTCGACATGATAGACAAGGCGCCGGAAGAGAGAGAGCGCGGCATCACCATCAACATAGCGCACGTCGAATACGAGACGCCGAAGCGCCACTACGCGCACATCGACTGCCCGGGCCACGCCGACTACATCAAGAACATGATCACCGGCGCCGCGCAGATGGACGGAGCGATCCTCGTCGTCTCCGCCGCCGACGGCCCGATGCCCCAGACCCGCGAGCACGTCCTTCTCGCCCGCCAGGTCAACGTTCCGGCCCTCGTAGTATTCATGAACAAGTGCGACATGGTAGACGATCCCGAACTCCTCGACCTCGTCGAAATGGAAATCCGCGACCTGCTCAACAAATACGAGTTCCCGGGAGACGACATCCCCATCATCCGCGGCAGCGCCCTCAAAGCCCTCGAGTCCGACGAAGACAACGAGTGGACCCAGGGCATCATGGACCTCATGCAGGCCTGCGACGACTACATCCCCGAGCCTGAGAGAGCGCTCGACCAGCCCTTCCTCATGCCGATAGAAGACGTCTTCACCATCACGGGCCGCGGCACCGTCGTAACGGGCCGCGTCGAAAAAGGCGTAATCAAGCCCGGCGACGAAGTCGAAAT
The window above is part of the Cloacibacillus sp. An23 genome. Proteins encoded here:
- a CDS encoding metal-dependent transcriptional regulator; its protein translation is MFMQESGEMYLETILVLKNKNGSVRSVDVARALSFSKPSVSRAIGILKDDGYVTVEDNGELNLTEEGLARAGAIYERHRYITKFLADVLGVPHDTAESDACRIEHIISQETFDKVKEYLARGNY
- the tuf gene encoding elongation factor Tu; this translates as MAKEHFVRNKPHLNIGTIGHIDHGKTTLTAAITKTLARHGQADFTPFDMIDKAPEERERGITINIAHVEYETPKRHYAHIDCPGHADYIKNMITGAAQMDGAILVVSAADGPMPQTREHVLLARQVNVPALVVFMNKCDMVDDPELLDLVEMEIRDLLNKYEFPGDDIPIIRGSALKALESDEDNEWTQGIMDLMQACDDYIPEPERALDQPFLMPIEDVFTITGRGTVVTGRVEKGVIKPGDEVEIVGLKDTQKTVATSLEMFRKILDDAEAGDNVGVLLRGVGKEDVERGQVLAKPGSIHPHTHFKGEVYVLKKEEGGRHTPFFSGYKPQFYFRTTDITGEITLAEGVEMVMPGDNSTFEVKLIAPIAMQEGLRFAVREGGRTVGAGVVTEIID